The following proteins are encoded in a genomic region of Ammospiza caudacuta isolate bAmmCau1 chromosome 3, bAmmCau1.pri, whole genome shotgun sequence:
- the MALL gene encoding MAL-like protein, with protein MASVGPSAASAQPALPSGPAVFKTIPYAFILPEIVCGTWVWILVAATSVSLPLLQGWVMYVSLTSCLISLLLLLSYLLGFHRNSENWKVLDSLYHGTTAILYMSAAVLQANATINSEFGVNAPLNYQLNSAASFFAFLTTFLYILHAFSIYYQ; from the exons ATGGCCTCGGTGGGTCCCTCCGCAGCCTCCGCGCAGCCCGCCCTGCCCTCCGGACCCGCCGTCTTCAAAACCATCCCCTACGCCTTCATCCTGCCCGAGATC GTCTGCGGGACCTGGGTGTGGATCCTCGTTGCTGCTACCTCTGTCTCCTTGCcgctgctgcagggatgggtgaTGTACGTGTCCCTCACCTCCTGCCtcatctccctgctgctcctcttaaGCTACCTCCTCGGCTTCCACAGGAACAGCGAGAACTGGAAAGTGCTG GACAGTTTGTACCACGGCACCACGGCCATTCTGTACATGAGCGCCGCGGTCCTGCAGGCCAACGCCACCATCAACTCTGAGTTCGGCGTCAACGCGCCCCTCAACTACCAACTCAACAGCGCTGCATCG TTCTTCGCCTTCCTCACGACCTTCCTGTACATCCTCCACGCCTTCAGCATCTACTACCAGTGA